From one Parambassis ranga chromosome 5, fParRan2.1, whole genome shotgun sequence genomic stretch:
- the ccndbp1 gene encoding cyclin-D1-binding protein 1 homolog, translating into MSADNTVGSVSVPLRNLLNSIQCIKDRVRDGESNESDGTFNLSNFWDTLNQAVKAVSQEATKLSLAFSKPPLPSQQDGEKLSESIMKSILTLSTVYYWLPKSQGVSLRRQVRDATVEVLEGVAQLVDVILKSPLQSLSQEQLTSTGGVWSACDQFAQMPRDNKAALLVVLSSQTGVVKDAIEEIEQALSEAQDPFNDVLDDDLEDDNIRGNQDTYWSEKDRQVIGPCQGLMKASAACLRKLTSAVKANGDVSEPQNVAQLDDLADITKDLSPGVDDLALCLYPPMDYSGVENNASKLAAVLKKVLEIIRSSHVCGESELTWVQFLDGAVDHNLQKTKDIIHQDS; encoded by the exons ATGAGTGCTGACAATACCGTTGGAAGTGTTTCTGTGCCTTTACGAAACCTTCTGAACTCCATCCAGTGCATCAAAGACCGAGTCAGAG ATGGAGAATCAAACGAGTCCGACGGAACCTTTAACCTCTCCAACTTCTGGGACACTCTGA ACCAGGCCGTGAAGGCAGTGTCTCAGGAAGCCACCAAACTCAGCCTGGCTTTCTCCAAACCTCCTCTGCCATCACAGCAG GATGGGGAGAAGTTGTCAGAATCCATCATGAAGAGCATCCTGACTCTGTCTACTGTGTATTATTGGCTACCCAAGAGCCAAG ggGTGAGTCTGCGTCGACAGGTCAGAGACGCCACAGTCGAGGTGCTGGAAGGAGTCGCGCAGCTGGTGGATGTAATCCTGAAATCACCGCTTCAGAG TCTGTCACAGGAACAGCTGACATCAACAGGAGGAGTTTGGTCAGCCTGTGATCAGTTTGCTCAGATGCCACGAG ATAACAAGGCAGCACTGCTGGTCGTTCTGTCCTCTCAGACTGGAgttgtaaaagatgctatagAGGAAATTGaacag GCACTATCGGAGGCCCAGGATCCGTTCAACGACGTACTTGATGATGACCTGGAAGACGACAATATTCGAGGCAACCAGGACACGTACTGGTCGGAAAAGGACCGGCAGGTGATTGGTCCGTGTCAGGGGCTGATGAAAGCATCAGCAGCGTGTCTGAGGAAACTGACGTCAGCCGTCAAAGCCAACGGTGATGTCAGCGAGCCTCAGAATGTCGCTCAGCTCGACGACCTGGCTGACATCACTAAAGATCTCAGCCCTGG TGTTGATGATCTGGCTCTCTGTCTTTACCCGCCCATGGACTACAGTGGAGTCGAAAACAAT GCTTCTAAACTGGCAGCAGTTTTAAAGAAAGTTCTGGAGATCATCAG GTCCAGTCATGTGTGCGGGGAATCAGAGCTGACGTGGGTCCAGTTCTTAGATGGAGCCGTCGACCACAACCTGCAGAAAACCAAAGACATCATTCACCAGGACAGCTAG